One Streptomyces sp. V4I8 genomic window carries:
- a CDS encoding ATP-binding cassette domain-containing protein — protein sequence MTRLKTTPPSPPTTTISLRHARVRYGPLEALHGVTITAPGPGLTVLLGRNGSGRTTALHALAGTVPLSGGAVVWDGADVTRVPAHERARRGLCLVPERQAVFGSLTVREHLELAAGSYDIALDAYPRLASLLARRAGTLSGGEQRMLALSRALSARARVVLVDEPAQGMSPAVAARTYRLLGELHACVVVAEQRLPPALYGRAAFVHELRRGAVVFSGESGEWERRAAHRTGSSPS from the coding sequence ATGACCAGGCTAAAGACCACGCCCCCGTCCCCGCCCACGACCACGATCTCCCTGCGCCACGCGCGCGTGCGCTACGGCCCCCTGGAGGCCCTCCACGGCGTCACGATCACCGCCCCCGGCCCCGGCCTCACCGTTCTGCTGGGACGCAACGGATCCGGCCGTACGACCGCCCTGCACGCCCTGGCCGGAACCGTGCCGCTGTCCGGCGGCGCGGTGGTGTGGGACGGCGCCGACGTGACCCGAGTGCCCGCGCACGAGAGGGCACGCCGCGGCCTGTGCCTGGTCCCCGAGCGGCAGGCCGTGTTCGGCTCCCTCACCGTGCGCGAGCACCTCGAACTCGCGGCGGGGTCGTACGACATAGCCCTCGACGCCTACCCCAGGCTCGCATCACTCCTCGCGCGCCGCGCCGGCACCCTCTCCGGCGGCGAGCAGCGCATGCTCGCCCTCTCCCGCGCCCTGTCGGCACGCGCGCGTGTCGTGCTCGTGGACGAACCCGCGCAGGGCATGTCACCCGCGGTGGCCGCCCGTACGTACCGGCTGCTCGGCGAACTCCACGCGTGCGTGGTCGTCGCCGAGCAACGGCTGCCGCCCGCCCTGTACGGCCGGGCGGCGTTCGTCCACGAACTGCGGCGCGGCGCGGTCGTGTTCAGCGGCGAGTCGGGCGAATGGGAGCGCCGTGCCGCGCACCGAACCGGGTCGAGCCCTTCCTGA
- a CDS encoding transglycosylase family protein: MNCTPLKIVLAAALFTAVAPGTSHATHGSHATHAAHAAQATYAARASHTASQPAPGPPPKRAAYECAKDQWPWGCVAACESGGDWHINTGNGHYGGLQFSQQTWEGFGGAKYAARADLATRREQIEIARKVVASQGWGAWPHCSRRYGLKGRMDLGRPSVTARLTAKTSQLLRKGSTRFGARHGAPIRPTRR; the protein is encoded by the coding sequence ATGAATTGCACACCGCTCAAGATCGTCCTGGCCGCCGCCCTGTTCACCGCCGTGGCCCCGGGAACGTCGCACGCGACGCACGGATCGCACGCAACGCACGCAGCGCACGCAGCGCAGGCCACGTACGCGGCACGCGCAAGCCATACGGCGTCCCAACCGGCCCCCGGACCGCCGCCCAAACGCGCGGCGTACGAATGTGCCAAGGATCAGTGGCCCTGGGGCTGCGTCGCCGCGTGTGAGAGCGGCGGTGACTGGCACATCAACACCGGCAACGGCCACTACGGGGGACTGCAGTTCTCGCAGCAGACCTGGGAGGGCTTCGGCGGGGCGAAGTACGCCGCGCGCGCGGATCTCGCCACCCGGCGGGAGCAGATCGAGATCGCCCGGAAGGTGGTGGCCTCGCAGGGGTGGGGCGCGTGGCCGCACTGCTCCAGGCGGTACGGGCTCAAGGGCCGTATGGACCTGGGGAGACCGAGCGTCACGGCACGGCTGACCGCGAAGACGTCGCAGCTCCTCAGGAAGGGCTCGACCCGGTTCGGTGCGCGGCACGGCGCTCCCATTCGCCCGACTCGCCGCTGA
- a CDS encoding transglycosylase family protein — translation MSECADNTRDNARKAPKTPAANASRARTTAVLAGAALLAPLGLLAATGNAAAADSGVWDRIAQCESGGDWHINTGNGYYGGLQFAASTWRAYGGTAYAATADQATKDQQIAVATKVQRAQGWGAWPTCSARAGASGSAPAASAAGSASSSAEAAPSTPAQTQERSTEHTNRSSSRGDYTVRTGDTLSRIAARHGTTWRQLYDANKSVIGADPHLIVPGQRLEL, via the coding sequence ATGTCCGAATGTGCCGATAACACTCGCGACAACGCTCGGAAGGCGCCGAAGACCCCGGCTGCGAATGCGAGCCGGGCTCGTACGACGGCGGTCCTCGCCGGGGCGGCACTGCTCGCCCCGCTCGGGCTGCTGGCCGCGACCGGCAACGCCGCGGCGGCGGACAGCGGAGTGTGGGACCGCATCGCCCAGTGCGAGAGCGGCGGCGACTGGCACATCAACACCGGCAACGGCTACTACGGCGGACTGCAGTTCGCCGCCTCCACCTGGCGCGCCTACGGCGGTACGGCCTACGCGGCGACCGCGGACCAGGCGACCAAGGACCAGCAGATCGCCGTGGCCACCAAGGTCCAGCGCGCCCAGGGATGGGGCGCGTGGCCGACCTGTTCGGCCCGGGCCGGGGCGTCCGGGAGCGCACCCGCGGCTTCCGCCGCCGGCTCGGCCTCCTCCTCGGCCGAGGCGGCCCCGTCGACTCCGGCGCAGACGCAGGAGCGTTCGACGGAACACACGAACCGCAGCTCGTCCCGCGGTGACTACACCGTCCGTACGGGCGACACGCTGAGCCGCATCGCCGCGCGGCACGGGACCACCTGGCGACAGCTCTACGACGCCAACAAGTCCGTCATCGGCGCCGATCCCCATCTGATCGTGCCCGGGCAGCGCCTCGAACTCTGA
- the der gene encoding ribosome biogenesis GTPase Der produces the protein MNDHIHSEGSLEEHDHGELGDAEYAEFMELAAEEGFDLEDVEGAIEAAGHGPLPVLAVVGRPNVGKSTLVNRIIGRREAVVEDKPGVTRDRVTYEAEWAGRRFKVVDTGGWEQDVLGIDASVAAQAEYAIEAADAVVFVVDAKVGATDTDEAVVRLLRKAGKPVVLCANKVDGPSGEADATYLWSLGLGEPHPVSALHGRGTGDMLDSVLEALPEAPRESFGGAGIGGPRRIALIGRPNVGKSSLLNKVAGEERVVVNELAGTTRDPVDELIELGGVTWKFVDTAGIRKRVHLQQGADYYASLRTAAAVEKAEVAVILIDAAESISVQDQRIVTMAVEAGRAMVIAYNKWDTLDEERRYYLEREIETEFGQVAWAPRVNVSAHTGRHMEKLVPAIETALAGWETRVPTGRLNAFLGELVAAHPHPIRGGKQPRILFGTQAGTKPPRFVLFASGFIEAGYRRFIERRLREEFGFAGTPIHISVRVREKRGKKK, from the coding sequence ATGAACGACCACATCCACTCCGAGGGCTCGCTCGAAGAGCACGACCACGGAGAGCTTGGCGACGCCGAGTACGCGGAGTTCATGGAGCTCGCCGCGGAAGAGGGCTTCGACCTCGAGGACGTCGAGGGGGCGATCGAGGCAGCCGGACATGGGCCGCTTCCCGTCCTCGCCGTCGTCGGGCGGCCGAATGTCGGCAAGTCGACGCTCGTCAACCGCATCATCGGCCGCCGCGAGGCCGTCGTCGAGGACAAGCCCGGCGTCACCCGTGACCGCGTGACCTACGAGGCCGAGTGGGCCGGCCGCCGCTTCAAGGTCGTCGACACCGGCGGCTGGGAGCAGGACGTCCTCGGCATCGACGCCTCCGTGGCCGCGCAGGCCGAGTACGCCATCGAGGCCGCCGACGCCGTGGTGTTCGTCGTCGACGCCAAGGTGGGGGCCACCGACACCGACGAGGCCGTCGTACGACTGCTGCGCAAGGCCGGCAAGCCCGTGGTGCTGTGCGCCAACAAGGTCGACGGTCCCAGCGGCGAGGCGGACGCCACGTACCTGTGGTCCCTCGGTCTCGGGGAGCCGCACCCCGTGTCCGCCCTGCACGGCCGCGGCACCGGCGACATGCTGGACTCCGTCCTGGAGGCACTGCCGGAGGCGCCGCGCGAGTCGTTCGGCGGGGCCGGCATCGGTGGCCCGCGCCGCATCGCCCTGATCGGCCGGCCGAACGTCGGCAAGTCCTCCCTCCTGAACAAGGTGGCGGGCGAGGAGCGCGTCGTCGTCAACGAGCTGGCCGGAACCACCCGTGACCCGGTCGACGAGCTCATCGAACTCGGCGGCGTGACCTGGAAGTTCGTCGACACGGCGGGCATCCGCAAGCGCGTCCACCTCCAGCAGGGCGCCGACTACTACGCCTCGCTGCGCACCGCGGCCGCCGTGGAGAAGGCCGAGGTGGCGGTCATCCTGATCGACGCCGCCGAGTCCATCTCGGTCCAGGACCAGCGGATCGTGACGATGGCCGTCGAGGCCGGGCGCGCGATGGTCATCGCCTACAACAAGTGGGACACCCTCGACGAGGAGCGCCGCTACTACCTGGAGCGGGAGATCGAGACCGAGTTCGGCCAGGTCGCCTGGGCGCCCCGGGTCAACGTCTCCGCCCACACCGGCCGGCACATGGAGAAGCTGGTCCCCGCGATCGAGACGGCCCTCGCCGGCTGGGAGACCCGCGTCCCGACGGGCCGCCTCAACGCCTTCCTCGGCGAGCTGGTCGCCGCCCACCCCCACCCGATCCGGGGCGGCAAGCAGCCGCGCATCCTCTTCGGCACCCAGGCCGGCACCAAGCCCCCGCGCTTCGTGCTCTTCGCCTCCGGCTTCATCGAGGCGGGCTACCGCCGCTTCATCGAACGCCGACTGCGCGAGGAGTTCGGCTTCGCGGGGACGCCGATCCATATCTCGGTGCGGGTGCGCGAGAAGCGCGGCAAGAAGAAGTAG
- a CDS encoding lysophospholipid acyltransferase family protein: protein MRRHARRGEASREVNRPSLSSERGAEVGRRIGVGLMYGLWRPRVLGAWKVPASGPVIFAVNHSHNIDGPMVMGVAPRPTHFLIKKEAFIGPLDPFLTGIGQLKVDRETTDRTAITQALDVLSAGGVLGIFPEGTRGEGDFASLRAGLAYFAVRSGAPIVPIAVLGSSDRPGRLIKGLPPLRSRIDVVFGDPFEAGDGSGRRTRKALDEATERIQKQLTAHLENARRLTGRRATLSS from the coding sequence GTGCGTCGTCACGCTCGTCGAGGAGAAGCGAGCCGCGAAGTGAACCGTCCGTCCCTGTCTTCGGAGCGGGGCGCCGAGGTCGGCAGGCGCATCGGCGTCGGTCTGATGTACGGGCTGTGGAGGCCGCGCGTGCTCGGCGCCTGGAAGGTGCCCGCGAGCGGTCCGGTGATATTCGCCGTCAACCACTCGCACAACATCGACGGCCCGATGGTCATGGGCGTGGCGCCCCGGCCGACGCACTTCCTGATCAAGAAAGAGGCGTTCATCGGGCCGCTGGATCCGTTCCTGACCGGGATCGGCCAGCTGAAGGTGGACCGCGAGACCACCGACCGTACGGCGATCACGCAGGCCCTCGACGTCCTGTCGGCCGGCGGCGTCCTCGGTATCTTCCCGGAGGGCACCCGGGGCGAGGGCGACTTCGCCTCCCTGCGCGCCGGGCTCGCCTACTTCGCGGTGCGCAGCGGGGCGCCGATCGTCCCGATCGCCGTGCTGGGAAGTTCCGACCGGCCGGGACGGTTGATAAAGGGGCTGCCTCCGCTGCGCAGCCGTATCGACGTCGTCTTCGGCGACCCCTTCGAGGCGGGCGACGGCAGCGGACGGCGTACGCGCAAGGCGCTGGACGAGGCGACCGAGCGCATCCAGAAGCAGCTCACCGCGCACCTGGAAAACGCCAGGCGGCTGACCGGCCGCCGGGCGACACTGAGTAGCTGA
- the cmk gene encoding (d)CMP kinase translates to MENGAAKPVIVAIDGPSGTGKSSTSKAVAAQLGLSYLDTGAQYRAITWWMVANGIDIEDPSAIAAVAGKPEIVSGTDPDNPTITVDGTDVAGPIRTQEVTSKVSAVSAVPDVRARITELQRSLAKSAEIGIVVEGRDIGTTVLPDADLKIFLTASPEARAARRSGELKGADVNATREALIKRDAADSSRKTSPLAKADDAVEVDTTELTLSQVIECVVTLVEEKRAAK, encoded by the coding sequence GTGGAAAACGGTGCCGCCAAGCCCGTGATTGTCGCCATCGACGGCCCCTCCGGCACGGGCAAGTCGAGCACGTCGAAGGCCGTTGCCGCACAGCTCGGGCTGAGCTACCTGGACACCGGCGCCCAGTACCGGGCGATCACCTGGTGGATGGTGGCCAACGGGATCGACATAGAGGACCCGTCCGCGATCGCCGCCGTGGCCGGCAAGCCCGAGATCGTCTCCGGCACCGACCCGGACAACCCGACGATCACCGTCGACGGCACCGACGTCGCCGGCCCGATCCGCACCCAGGAGGTCACCTCCAAGGTCAGCGCGGTGAGTGCCGTACCGGACGTGCGGGCGCGGATCACCGAGCTGCAGCGCTCCCTGGCCAAGTCCGCGGAGATCGGCATCGTCGTCGAGGGCCGCGACATCGGTACGACCGTGCTGCCCGACGCCGACCTGAAGATCTTCCTCACCGCCTCCCCGGAGGCCCGCGCGGCCCGCCGTAGCGGTGAGCTGAAGGGCGCCGACGTCAACGCGACCCGGGAGGCGCTGATCAAGCGGGACGCCGCCGACTCCAGCCGTAAGACCTCGCCGCTCGCCAAGGCGGACGACGCGGTCGAGGTGGACACCACCGAGCTCACGCTGTCGCAGGTCATCGAGTGCGTCGTCACGCTCGTCGAGGAGAAGCGAGCCGCGAAGTGA
- a CDS encoding prephenate dehydrogenase, whose protein sequence is MRTALVIGTGLIGTSAALALAGRGVTVHLADHDPEQARTAAALGAGTDEAPAGPVDLAIIAAPPAHVAGVLADAMRRGVARGYLDVASVKGGPRRELEALGLDLSSYIGTHPMSGREKSGPLAATGDLFEGRPWVLTPTHDTDTEVLNLALELVSHCRAVPVVMDADAHDRAVALVSHMPHLMSSMVAARLENAEEAAVRLCGQGIRDVTRIAASDPGMWIDILSANPGPVADLLTDVAADLEEAVRALRALQSSDEDKRVEGTAGIEGVLRRGNAGQVRVPGKHGAAPRVYEVVAVLIDDQPGQLARIFADAGRAGVNIEDVRIEHATGQQAGLVQLMVEPKAAPVLSAALRERGWAIRQ, encoded by the coding sequence GTGAGAACCGCACTCGTCATCGGCACCGGCCTCATCGGCACGTCCGCCGCCCTGGCGCTGGCCGGGCGGGGGGTCACCGTCCACCTCGCCGACCACGACCCCGAGCAGGCCCGTACGGCGGCCGCGCTCGGCGCCGGCACGGACGAGGCGCCCGCGGGGCCCGTGGACCTCGCGATCATCGCCGCCCCGCCCGCGCACGTGGCCGGGGTGCTCGCCGACGCCATGCGCCGGGGTGTGGCCCGCGGCTACCTCGACGTGGCCAGCGTCAAGGGCGGGCCGCGCCGTGAGCTGGAGGCGCTCGGGCTCGACCTGTCGTCGTACATCGGTACGCATCCCATGTCGGGCCGGGAGAAGTCCGGGCCGCTGGCCGCGACCGGCGACCTCTTCGAGGGCCGTCCCTGGGTGCTGACGCCGACCCATGACACCGACACCGAGGTGCTGAACCTCGCACTGGAGCTGGTCTCGCACTGCCGTGCGGTGCCGGTGGTGATGGATGCCGACGCCCACGACCGTGCGGTCGCGCTCGTGTCCCACATGCCGCATCTGATGTCGAGCATGGTCGCCGCGCGGCTGGAGAACGCCGAGGAGGCGGCCGTACGGCTGTGCGGTCAGGGCATTCGGGATGTGACGCGGATCGCGGCCTCCGATCCCGGCATGTGGATCGACATCCTCTCCGCGAACCCGGGACCGGTCGCCGATCTGCTCACGGATGTCGCCGCCGATCTGGAGGAGGCGGTGCGGGCGCTGCGGGCGTTGCAGTCGTCCGACGAGGACAAGCGGGTGGAGGGTACGGCCGGTATCGAGGGCGTGCTGCGGCGGGGGAACGCGGGGCAGGTGCGGGTCCCCGGCAAGCACGGGGCCGCTCCGCGGGTCTACGAGGTGGTGGCCGTCCTGATCGACGACCAGCCGGGGCAGCTGGCGCGGATCTTCGCGGATGCGGGGCGGGCCGGGGTCAACATCGAGGATGTGCGGATCGAGCATGCGACGGGGCAGCAGGCCGGTCTGGTCCAGCTGATGGTGGAGCCGAAGGCGGCGCCGGTGTTGTCGGCGGCGCTGCGGGAGCGGGGCTGGGCGATCCGGCAATAG
- the aroH gene encoding chorismate mutase, whose product MAVRAVRGAVQLERDESGHMDEQVGALLTAILERNDLTADDLISIWFTATPDLHSDFPAAAARKLGDGFADVPLICAQELDIEGAMPRVVRVLAHIESDRPRADIAHVYLGAAAALRKDIAQ is encoded by the coding sequence GTGGCGGTACGAGCGGTCCGGGGGGCCGTCCAACTGGAGCGGGACGAATCCGGCCACATGGACGAGCAGGTCGGGGCCCTGCTCACCGCGATCCTGGAGCGGAACGACCTCACCGCGGACGACCTGATCAGCATCTGGTTCACGGCCACGCCCGATCTGCACAGCGACTTCCCGGCGGCCGCCGCCCGCAAGCTCGGCGACGGCTTCGCCGACGTCCCGCTGATCTGCGCCCAGGAACTGGACATCGAGGGCGCCATGCCCCGTGTCGTACGGGTCCTCGCGCACATCGAGTCCGACAGGCCCCGCGCCGACATCGCGCACGTCTACCTCGGCGCCGCGGCCGCCCTGCGCAAGGACATCGCCCAGTGA
- a CDS encoding DUF6529 family protein: MTVDPNAVTQDFPSPQPGHRRPGAARYVVPALAAVAVAVALGAYGKVHDPTGTAFNLAGFSSTGAVKSWLATAAIFFALVQLVSALMLYGRLPGPAWSAALHRWSGRVAFLLSVPVAVHCLYAMGYQTYETRVFLHSVLGCFFFGAFSAKMLLLRSERLPGWLLPIVGGLVLTALTIIWLTSALWFFRTFGVTT, encoded by the coding sequence ATGACCGTCGACCCGAACGCCGTCACCCAGGACTTCCCCTCCCCGCAGCCCGGCCATCGCCGCCCGGGCGCGGCCCGCTATGTGGTCCCGGCGCTGGCCGCCGTCGCGGTCGCGGTGGCCCTGGGGGCCTACGGCAAGGTCCACGACCCGACCGGGACGGCCTTCAACCTCGCCGGATTCAGCAGCACAGGGGCGGTGAAGTCGTGGCTGGCGACGGCGGCGATCTTCTTCGCGCTCGTCCAGCTGGTCTCCGCGCTGATGCTGTACGGCAGGCTGCCGGGGCCGGCCTGGTCGGCCGCACTGCACCGCTGGTCGGGCCGGGTGGCGTTCCTGCTCTCCGTCCCCGTGGCGGTGCACTGCCTCTACGCCATGGGCTACCAGACGTATGAAACGCGCGTTTTCTTGCACTCTGTCCTGGGTTGCTTCTTCTTCGGTGCTTTCAGTGCAAAGATGCTTTTGCTCCGCTCGGAGCGACTCCCCGGCTGGCTGCTGCCGATCGTCGGCGGGCTGGTCCTCACCGCTCTCACGATCATCTGGCTCACATCCGCCCTCTGGTTCTTCCGCACATTCGGAGTGACGACATGA
- a CDS encoding Rieske (2Fe-2S) protein, with protein MTYRPTRRTILIATGATGATALVAGCGGSDDNGDSTSTTSPGQDDQDGQEGKELATTSEIPVGGGTIFKDDEVVVTQPEQGDFKAFSAICTHQQCTVATVADGTINCPCHGSKFNITDGSVAHPPATRPLPEKQIVVDGNTIRLA; from the coding sequence ATGACCTACCGTCCGACGCGGCGCACCATCCTCATCGCGACGGGCGCGACAGGCGCGACCGCGCTCGTCGCGGGCTGTGGCGGTTCCGACGACAACGGCGACTCGACCTCGACCACCTCCCCCGGCCAGGACGACCAGGACGGCCAGGAAGGCAAGGAGCTGGCCACCACCTCGGAGATCCCGGTGGGCGGCGGCACGATCTTCAAGGACGACGAGGTGGTGGTGACCCAGCCGGAGCAGGGCGACTTCAAGGCCTTCTCCGCCATCTGCACGCATCAGCAGTGCACGGTCGCGACGGTCGCGGACGGCACGATCAACTGCCCCTGCCACGGCAGCAAGTTCAACATCACGGACGGCTCGGTGGCCCACCCACCGGCGACCAGGCCGCTGCCCGAGAAGCAGATCGTCGTGGACGGAAATACGATCCGCCTGGCGTGA
- a CDS encoding DNA polymerase beta superfamily protein, protein MHPETLVRDHTIYACVMGSRAFGLATDGSDTDRRGVFLAPTPLFWRFDKPPTHVDGPREEQFSWELERFCELALRANPNILECLHSPLVEYADDTGRELLALREAFLSRQALETFTRYALGQRKKLEADVRSHGAPRWKHAMHLLRLLTSARDLLRTGRLTIDVGDQRAPLLEVKRGEVPWPEVESRMSRLAREAEEASHRSPLPAEPDRPRVEDFLIRVRRASALQPDPYDEGVQGVVDRRGVGKR, encoded by the coding sequence ATGCACCCCGAGACCCTGGTCCGCGACCACACGATCTACGCCTGTGTCATGGGCTCGCGCGCCTTCGGTCTGGCGACGGACGGCAGCGACACCGACCGCCGGGGCGTGTTCCTCGCTCCCACGCCCCTCTTCTGGCGCTTCGACAAGCCGCCCACGCATGTCGACGGCCCGCGGGAGGAGCAGTTCAGCTGGGAGCTGGAACGCTTCTGCGAGCTGGCCCTGCGCGCCAACCCGAACATCCTGGAGTGCCTGCACTCCCCGCTCGTGGAGTACGCCGACGACACGGGTCGCGAGCTGCTCGCCCTGCGCGAGGCGTTCCTGTCCCGCCAGGCCCTGGAGACGTTCACGCGCTACGCGCTGGGCCAGCGCAAGAAGCTGGAGGCGGACGTCCGCTCGCACGGGGCCCCGCGCTGGAAGCACGCGATGCACCTGCTGCGCCTCCTGACGAGCGCCCGCGACCTGCTCCGCACCGGCCGCCTGACGATCGACGTGGGCGACCAGCGCGCACCGCTGCTGGAGGTCAAGCGCGGTGAGGTCCCCTGGCCGGAGGTGGAGTCCCGGATGAGCCGCCTGGCGCGGGAGGCGGAGGAGGCCTCCCACCGCAGCCCGCTCCCGGCCGAGCCGGACCGCCCCCGGGTCGAGGACTTCCTGATCCGCGTCCGCCGCGCGTCAGCGCTCCAGCCGGATCCGTACGACGAAGGCGTGCAGGGCGTCGTGGACCGCCGGGGCGTCGGGAAGCGCTGA
- a CDS encoding DNA polymerase beta superfamily protein: protein MIDALDIDLAPVVAEQPDPVLFATVSGAHLYGFPSRDSDVDLRGVHLLPTADLVGLREPDETRSRMWVRDGVEMDLVTHDLRKFVRLMLRRNGYVLEQLLSPLVVHTTDAHRELAELAPGVLTGHHAHHYRGFANTQWRLFEKTGELKPLLYTFRVLLTGVHLMRSGEVQPHLPTLIGEVEAPGYLPELIAAKAEQEHGAADVEHARVAADVERLHTVLDEAQTASALPDAPAVHDALHAFVVRIRLER, encoded by the coding sequence ATGATCGACGCCCTGGACATCGACCTCGCGCCCGTCGTCGCCGAGCAGCCCGACCCGGTGCTGTTCGCGACGGTCTCCGGCGCGCATCTGTACGGCTTCCCGTCGCGTGACTCGGACGTGGACCTGCGGGGCGTGCACCTGCTGCCGACCGCCGACCTCGTCGGGCTGCGGGAGCCGGACGAGACGCGGTCGCGGATGTGGGTGCGGGACGGCGTCGAGATGGACCTGGTCACGCACGACCTGCGCAAGTTCGTACGGCTGATGCTGCGCCGCAACGGCTATGTCCTGGAGCAGTTGCTCTCGCCGCTCGTCGTGCACACCACGGACGCCCATCGCGAGCTGGCCGAGCTCGCGCCCGGCGTGCTCACCGGTCATCACGCCCATCACTACCGAGGGTTCGCGAACACTCAGTGGCGGCTGTTCGAGAAGACCGGGGAGCTCAAGCCGCTGCTCTACACCTTCCGGGTCCTGCTCACCGGCGTCCATCTGATGCGCAGCGGTGAGGTGCAGCCGCATCTGCCGACGTTGATCGGGGAGGTCGAGGCCCCCGGCTATCTGCCGGAGCTGATCGCGGCGAAGGCGGAGCAGGAGCACGGGGCCGCCGACGTCGAGCACGCGCGCGTGGCGGCCGACGTGGAGCGGCTGCACACCGTGCTGGACGAGGCGCAGACGGCCTCAGCGCTTCCCGACGCCCCGGCGGTCCACGACGCCCTGCACGCCTTCGTCGTACGGATCCGGCTGGAGCGCTGA
- a CDS encoding ADP-ribosylglycohydrolase family protein — MTTTTVRKRAATGSLLGLALGDALGYPTEFNDVPSILAECGPWAGMELPTPALVTDDTQMTLALGKGLRTAMDRGVLGPKRLERPVREEFVDWYQSPENNRAPGRTCLVACDLLKDESRPWQDASQIGSKGCGANMRVAPIGLIPGLSDEQRAGAAQLQSALTHGHPTALAASDLTAHAVRLLAQGAEPTGLVGLLRSYAFENRSHYHERWLGDLWTRGQDPTPEHFIARGWDECLGVLDRLQEAVRTVSPETDPCRATGEGWIAEEAMATGLLCFLWFVDEPLTALRRAACTSGDSDSIACLAGAFAGAYLGADAWPTEWADRIEYRGDLLTLGALWDA; from the coding sequence ATGACCACGACCACCGTCCGCAAGCGCGCCGCCACCGGCTCCCTGCTCGGCCTCGCCCTCGGGGACGCGCTCGGGTACCCGACCGAGTTCAACGACGTCCCGTCGATCCTCGCCGAGTGCGGCCCCTGGGCCGGGATGGAGCTGCCGACCCCGGCCCTCGTCACCGACGACACACAGATGACGCTCGCCTTGGGGAAGGGGCTGCGCACGGCGATGGACCGTGGCGTGCTCGGGCCGAAGCGGCTGGAGCGGCCGGTGCGGGAGGAGTTCGTCGACTGGTACCAGTCACCGGAGAACAACCGGGCGCCGGGCCGGACCTGCCTCGTCGCCTGCGATCTGCTGAAGGACGAGAGCAGGCCGTGGCAGGACGCCAGCCAGATCGGCTCCAAGGGCTGCGGCGCCAACATGCGCGTGGCGCCGATCGGGCTCATCCCCGGTCTCAGCGACGAACAGCGGGCGGGCGCCGCCCAGTTGCAGTCCGCCCTCACCCACGGACATCCGACGGCGCTCGCCGCCTCCGACCTGACCGCGCACGCCGTACGCCTCCTCGCGCAGGGCGCCGAGCCGACCGGACTGGTCGGGCTGCTGCGGTCGTACGCCTTCGAGAACCGCAGCCACTACCACGAGCGCTGGCTCGGCGACCTGTGGACCCGCGGCCAGGACCCGACGCCCGAGCACTTCATCGCGCGCGGCTGGGACGAGTGCCTGGGAGTCCTGGACCGCCTTCAGGAGGCCGTGCGTACCGTCTCACCCGAGACCGACCCGTGCCGGGCGACCGGCGAGGGCTGGATCGCCGAAGAGGCCATGGCCACCGGCCTGTTGTGCTTCCTGTGGTTCGTCGACGAGCCGTTGACGGCCCTGCGCCGGGCCGCCTGCACGTCCGGCGACTCGGACTCGATCGCATGCCTGGCCGGCGCGTTCGCGGGCGCCTACCTGGGCGCCGACGCCTGGCCGACGGAGTGGGCGGACCGGATCGAGTACCGGGGGGACCTGCTGACCCTCGGGGCGCTCTGGGACGCTTGA